In Sphingomonas phyllosphaerae, one DNA window encodes the following:
- the thrS gene encoding threonine--tRNA ligase, whose protein sequence is MLSITLPDGSVREVASGTTPADIAAAIGPGLAKAAIAARVDGELRDLSRPLTQDARLALVTQKDEADALELARHDFAHVMAEAVQHLFPGTQITFGPATEDGFYYDFAPKDRPFTDEDLPAIEAEMRRIIAKNEPFTREVWSRERLIETWKKQGETFKAEWAAELPDGEELTIYRQGAWLDMCRGPHMPTTGRLDPNAFKLTRVSGAYWRGDQKNAMLSRVYGTGWLNKKQLDAHLTMLEEAAKRDHRKIGAEMDLFHLQSEAQGSVFWHPKGYILWRQLEAYMRRRLDAADYAEVKTPQLMDARQWEQSGHWGKYRENMFVVPDEIPNTEDEGAVISGDADMMALKPMNCPAHVLIFKQGIKSYRDLPIRMAEFGCCHRNEPHGALHGIMRVRQFTQDDAHIFVREDQLVEEVRKFCELLHSVYQDLGFTDYAVKLALRPEKRFGSDEMWDRSEQELRDAVQASNLPQEIKDKFEELPGEGAFYAPKLEFHLTDAIGRTWQVGTIQSDRVLPDRLDASYVGEDGNRHRPVMLHRAILGTFERFIGILIEHHAGRFPLWLSPVQAVVATIVSDADDYAHEVAAKLRAAGIRVETDLRNEKINYKVREHSVAKVPNLLVVGKREAEEGKVALRRLGSQAQTFLTLDEAVQMLRDEALAPDLR, encoded by the coding sequence ATGCTCTCGATCACGCTGCCCGACGGTTCGGTCCGCGAGGTCGCGTCCGGCACCACTCCCGCCGACATCGCCGCCGCGATCGGGCCGGGGCTCGCCAAGGCGGCGATCGCCGCGCGCGTGGATGGCGAACTGCGCGACCTGTCGCGCCCGCTGACGCAGGATGCGCGGCTCGCGCTGGTGACGCAGAAGGACGAGGCGGACGCGCTGGAGCTGGCGCGGCACGACTTCGCGCACGTGATGGCGGAGGCGGTGCAGCATCTGTTTCCGGGCACGCAGATCACCTTCGGCCCGGCGACCGAGGACGGCTTCTATTACGACTTCGCACCGAAGGACCGCCCGTTCACCGACGAGGATCTGCCCGCGATCGAGGCCGAAATGCGCCGCATCATCGCGAAGAACGAGCCGTTCACGCGCGAGGTCTGGTCGCGCGAGCGGTTGATCGAGACGTGGAAGAAGCAGGGCGAGACGTTCAAGGCCGAATGGGCCGCCGAACTGCCCGACGGCGAGGAGCTGACGATCTATCGGCAGGGCGCATGGCTCGACATGTGCCGTGGGCCGCACATGCCCACGACCGGGCGGCTCGATCCCAATGCCTTCAAGCTGACGCGCGTGTCGGGCGCGTACTGGCGCGGCGACCAGAAGAACGCGATGCTCAGCCGCGTCTATGGCACCGGCTGGCTCAACAAGAAGCAGCTCGACGCGCATCTGACGATGCTGGAGGAAGCCGCCAAGCGTGACCACCGCAAGATCGGCGCGGAGATGGACCTGTTCCACCTTCAGTCCGAGGCGCAGGGCTCGGTGTTCTGGCACCCCAAGGGCTATATCCTGTGGCGGCAGCTGGAAGCGTATATGCGCCGCCGGCTCGACGCCGCCGATTATGCCGAGGTGAAGACCCCGCAGCTGATGGACGCGCGGCAGTGGGAACAGTCGGGGCACTGGGGCAAGTATCGCGAGAACATGTTCGTCGTGCCCGACGAAATCCCCAATACCGAGGACGAGGGCGCGGTCATTTCGGGCGACGCCGATATGATGGCGCTGAAGCCGATGAATTGTCCGGCGCACGTGCTGATCTTCAAGCAGGGGATCAAATCGTATCGCGACCTGCCGATCCGCATGGCCGAATTCGGCTGCTGCCACCGCAACGAGCCGCATGGCGCGCTGCACGGGATCATGCGCGTCCGCCAGTTCACGCAGGACGATGCGCATATCTTCGTGCGCGAGGACCAGCTGGTCGAGGAGGTGCGCAAGTTCTGCGAGCTGCTCCACTCGGTCTATCAGGATCTCGGCTTCACCGATTATGCGGTGAAGCTGGCGTTGCGCCCCGAGAAGCGTTTCGGATCGGACGAGATGTGGGACCGCTCCGAGCAGGAATTGCGCGATGCGGTGCAGGCGTCGAACCTGCCGCAGGAGATCAAGGACAAGTTCGAGGAGCTGCCCGGCGAAGGCGCTTTCTACGCGCCGAAGCTGGAATTCCACCTGACCGACGCGATCGGGCGGACGTGGCAGGTCGGGACGATCCAGTCGGACCGCGTGCTGCCCGACCGGCTCGACGCGAGCTATGTCGGCGAGGATGGCAACCGCCATCGCCCGGTGATGCTGCACCGCGCAATTCTCGGCACGTTTGAGCGGTTCATCGGTATCCTGATCGAGCATCACGCCGGGCGCTTCCCGTTGTGGCTGTCGCCGGTGCAAGCGGTGGTGGCGACGATCGTCTCCGACGCCGACGATTATGCGCATGAGGTGGCGGCCAAGCTGCGCGCGGCGGGCATCCGCGTCGAAACCGATCTGCGCAATGAGAAGATCAACTACAAGGTGCGCGAACATTCGGTCGCCAAGGTCCCGAACCTGCTGGTGGTCGGCAAGCGCGAGGCGGAGGAAGGCAAGGTCGCGCTGCGCCGGCTGGGCAGCCAGGCGCAGACATTCCTGACGCTCGACGAAGCAGTGCAGATGCTGCGCGACGAGGCGCTGGCGCCGGATTTGCGCTGA
- the proS gene encoding proline--tRNA ligase → MKHALPVTREADFAAWYQSVITEADMAEESGVRGCMVIRPWGYGIWERFQRLLDDRIKATGHENCYFPVFIPLSYFEQEASHVEGFAKEMAVVTHHRLIADGKGGLVPDPAAKLEEPLVVRPTSETVIGHAFARWVQSWRDLPVLINQWANVVRWEMRTRMFLRTAEFLWQEGHTAHATADEAREETLKMLEVYRDFAENCVAVPVIAGEKPENERFPGAVGTWSIEAMMQDGKALQAGTSHFLGTNFAKAQNIRFQNAEGQLEHAQTTSWGVSTRMIGALIMVHGDDDGLRVPPRVAPWQVVIVPMLRDAPEDEALVSYCRALQQALAAESAFGEPVRALLDLKPVKATNKRWGWIKKGAPLVIEVGGRDMAAGNISVIRRDRLYREDGKLDSAAVARDGFAGGVATLLADIQQTLFDQAKARLEANIAPASDWSQVETHFAEGAKNPGWLEVQWSRPTGAALDAVVERLKALKLTLRNAPMGQASADGACIFTGDTAVERVLVGRAY, encoded by the coding sequence ATGAAACATGCGCTCCCCGTCACCCGCGAGGCCGACTTCGCCGCCTGGTATCAATCCGTCATCACCGAGGCCGATATGGCCGAGGAATCGGGCGTGCGCGGCTGCATGGTCATCCGGCCATGGGGCTATGGCATCTGGGAGCGGTTCCAGCGGCTGCTCGACGACCGCATCAAGGCGACCGGTCACGAGAATTGCTATTTCCCGGTCTTCATCCCGCTCAGCTATTTCGAGCAGGAAGCGAGCCATGTCGAAGGCTTCGCGAAGGAGATGGCGGTCGTCACGCACCACCGGCTGATCGCGGACGGGAAGGGCGGGCTGGTTCCCGACCCCGCCGCGAAGCTGGAGGAGCCGCTCGTCGTCCGCCCGACCAGCGAGACGGTGATCGGCCACGCCTTCGCGCGCTGGGTGCAATCGTGGCGTGATTTGCCGGTGCTCATCAACCAATGGGCGAACGTCGTCCGTTGGGAGATGCGGACGCGCATGTTCCTGCGCACCGCCGAATTCCTCTGGCAGGAGGGGCATACCGCCCACGCCACCGCTGACGAGGCGCGCGAGGAAACGCTCAAGATGCTCGAAGTCTATCGCGACTTTGCGGAGAATTGCGTGGCGGTGCCGGTGATCGCGGGTGAGAAGCCCGAGAACGAGCGCTTCCCCGGCGCGGTCGGCACTTGGTCGATCGAGGCGATGATGCAGGACGGCAAGGCGCTCCAGGCCGGCACGTCGCACTTCCTCGGCACCAATTTCGCCAAGGCGCAGAACATCCGCTTCCAAAATGCCGAGGGGCAGCTGGAACATGCCCAGACCACAAGCTGGGGCGTGTCGACGCGGATGATCGGCGCGCTCATCATGGTGCATGGCGACGACGACGGGCTGCGCGTGCCGCCGCGCGTCGCGCCGTGGCAGGTGGTGATCGTCCCGATGCTGCGCGACGCGCCCGAGGATGAAGCGCTGGTGAGCTATTGCCGCGCGTTGCAGCAGGCACTGGCGGCGGAAAGCGCGTTCGGCGAGCCGGTACGCGCGCTGCTCGACCTCAAGCCGGTCAAGGCGACGAACAAGCGCTGGGGCTGGATCAAGAAGGGCGCGCCGCTCGTCATCGAGGTCGGCGGGCGCGACATGGCGGCGGGCAATATTTCGGTGATCCGCCGCGATCGCCTGTACCGCGAAGACGGCAAGCTCGACAGCGCGGCGGTGGCGCGCGACGGCTTTGCGGGCGGGGTCGCGACGCTGCTCGCCGACATCCAGCAGACCTTGTTCGATCAGGCGAAGGCACGGCTGGAGGCGAACATCGCGCCGGCCAGCGACTGGTCGCAGGTCGAGACGCATTTCGCGGAGGGCGCGAAGAACCCCGGCTGGCTGGAAGTGCAATGGTCGCGCCCGACCGGCGCGGCGCTCGACGCGGTGGTCGAGCGGCTGAAGGCGCTCAAGCTGACCCTGCGCAACGCGCCGATGGGGCAGGCGTCCGCGGACGGTGCGTGCATCTTCACCGGCGACACCGCGGTCGAACGCGTGCTGGTCGGGCGCGCGTATTGA
- a CDS encoding TonB-dependent receptor, whose product MRLTATLLSTAAAVLAMPALAQDQTSPVTTNAAVAGQSDTASAQAGDTGLLNAGDIVVTATRRAERLADVPISINAVSQAALQNSGATDIRQLAQLAPSLNVSSTGSEANASARVRGIGTVGDNPGLESSVTVFIDGVYRSRTGSGLNDLGEVDRVEVLRGPQGTLSGRNSSAGAINIYTKAPSFDFGGYAEGTYGNYDFYRVAGAVTGPIVKDLLAFRIDGVASKRDGFYRDVVNDTDYNDRNRWFVRGQLLLEPSPDFSVRLIGDYTWRNEKCCGAVYVDTREKTDPTPGTPGDYAINPAGNRIVSVMQQVAALRGYPAGSVFPAGNDPYSRRIAFTPGRAYSNVTKDYGGSGQIDWNLGSAALTSITAYREYKSDGANDIDANVLDIGYRPDDGNNYRQFHTFTQELRLNGEAFGDRLNWLIGGFFSNENLQVVDNLKFGRDYGAFAACRIVATINPTAALRNPANPGCLGTTPLAPLGGATGRQAIGAGLGQAAGLILPAVDLLSRLNDLGTTRDVYNQNSKSFAVFTHNIFRLTDRLSLTAGARWTREQKDFDATFGNNNTVCPQVQALLNPLFNNATLAALTRGIATLACTGNSSSALNGRTINDKLRENQVTGTAVLSWKPTDRLMTYASYSRGYKAGGYNLDRSDLGDAYNPATIANIDGSRLRFDPETVNAYEVGLKYSSRQFTFNLAGFRSEFKNFQLNTFNGTNYVVENIGSCSDGLNGADRDNSLATGACTGDVRYGVVSQGFEAEAGIYPVEHLAINMGYTFADTKYRRNLVGSDAGAALDPALFLLSGSQMSNAPRNVITTSVSWNPPIGSSGMSALFYVDQRTVSDYNTGSDLFVEKTQDGFTLLNARVGLRGNQDRWAIEVWAQNLLDTDYQQVAFNAPFQGAGSQQQVQSFGGVGNQLFASFLAEPRTYGLTLRTRF is encoded by the coding sequence ATGCGTCTTACCGCCACCCTTCTGTCCACCGCCGCCGCGGTGCTGGCAATGCCGGCCCTGGCGCAGGACCAGACGAGCCCCGTTACCACCAACGCCGCGGTCGCCGGACAGAGCGACACCGCCTCCGCGCAAGCCGGCGACACCGGGCTGCTCAATGCCGGCGATATCGTCGTTACCGCCACCCGCCGCGCCGAGCGGCTGGCCGACGTGCCGATCTCGATCAACGCGGTCAGCCAGGCCGCGCTCCAGAACTCGGGCGCGACCGACATTCGCCAGCTCGCGCAGCTTGCGCCGTCGCTGAACGTCTCGTCGACCGGATCGGAAGCCAATGCCTCGGCGCGGGTGCGCGGCATCGGCACCGTCGGCGACAACCCCGGGCTCGAAAGCTCGGTGACGGTGTTCATCGACGGCGTGTACCGCAGCCGCACCGGCTCGGGGCTCAACGATCTCGGAGAGGTCGACCGCGTCGAGGTGCTGCGCGGGCCGCAGGGCACGCTGTCCGGGCGCAATTCCTCGGCCGGTGCGATCAACATCTACACCAAGGCGCCCTCGTTCGACTTCGGCGGCTATGCCGAGGGGACCTACGGCAATTACGATTTCTACCGCGTCGCGGGCGCGGTGACCGGGCCGATCGTCAAGGACCTGCTCGCATTCCGGATCGACGGCGTCGCGTCGAAGCGCGACGGCTTCTATCGCGACGTGGTCAACGACACCGATTACAACGATCGCAATCGCTGGTTCGTGCGTGGGCAATTGCTGCTGGAGCCGTCGCCCGATTTCTCGGTGCGACTGATCGGCGACTATACGTGGCGTAACGAAAAGTGTTGCGGCGCGGTCTATGTCGACACGCGCGAGAAGACCGACCCAACGCCGGGTACGCCGGGCGATTATGCGATCAACCCGGCGGGCAACCGCATCGTCAGCGTCATGCAGCAGGTCGCGGCGTTGCGCGGTTATCCGGCGGGCAGCGTCTTCCCGGCCGGCAACGATCCGTACAGCCGCCGCATCGCCTTCACGCCGGGGCGTGCCTATTCGAACGTCACCAAGGATTACGGCGGGTCGGGGCAGATCGACTGGAATCTGGGCAGCGCGGCGCTGACGTCGATCACCGCCTATCGCGAGTATAAGTCGGACGGCGCGAACGACATCGACGCCAACGTGCTCGACATCGGCTATCGCCCCGACGACGGCAACAACTACCGGCAATTCCACACCTTCACCCAGGAATTGCGGTTGAACGGCGAGGCGTTCGGGGACCGGCTCAACTGGTTGATCGGCGGCTTCTTCAGCAACGAGAATCTGCAGGTCGTCGACAATCTGAAGTTCGGGCGCGACTATGGTGCGTTCGCCGCCTGCCGGATCGTCGCGACGATCAATCCCACCGCCGCGCTGCGCAATCCGGCCAATCCGGGCTGTCTCGGCACCACCCCGCTCGCACCGCTGGGCGGTGCCACCGGGCGACAAGCGATCGGCGCCGGACTGGGCCAGGCCGCCGGGCTCATCCTGCCGGCCGTCGATCTGCTCTCGCGGCTCAACGACCTTGGCACGACGCGTGACGTCTACAACCAGAACAGCAAGAGCTTCGCGGTCTTCACCCACAACATCTTCCGGCTGACCGACCGGCTGTCGCTGACCGCCGGTGCCCGCTGGACCCGGGAGCAGAAGGACTTCGACGCGACGTTCGGCAACAACAACACCGTCTGTCCGCAGGTGCAGGCATTGCTGAACCCGTTGTTCAACAACGCGACGCTGGCCGCGCTGACCCGCGGGATCGCCACCCTTGCCTGCACGGGCAATTCGTCCAGCGCGCTGAACGGTCGCACGATCAACGACAAGTTGCGCGAGAATCAGGTGACCGGCACCGCAGTGCTGAGCTGGAAACCGACCGACCGGTTGATGACCTACGCCAGCTATTCGCGCGGCTACAAGGCGGGCGGCTACAATCTCGACCGCTCCGATCTGGGCGACGCCTATAATCCCGCGACGATCGCCAATATCGATGGCAGCCGGCTGCGCTTCGATCCCGAGACGGTCAATGCCTATGAGGTCGGGCTGAAATATTCGAGCCGGCAGTTCACGTTCAACCTCGCCGGCTTCCGGTCGGAGTTCAAGAACTTCCAGCTCAATACGTTCAACGGCACCAATTATGTCGTCGAGAATATCGGATCGTGCTCGGACGGGCTGAACGGCGCGGATCGCGACAATTCGCTGGCGACCGGCGCGTGCACCGGCGACGTGCGCTACGGCGTCGTCAGTCAGGGGTTCGAGGCCGAGGCGGGAATTTACCCGGTCGAGCATCTGGCGATCAACATGGGTTATACGTTCGCGGACACGAAGTATCGCCGCAATCTGGTCGGGTCGGATGCCGGGGCGGCGCTGGATCCGGCGTTGTTCCTGCTGTCGGGATCGCAGATGTCGAACGCGCCGCGTAACGTCATCACCACGTCGGTCAGCTGGAACCCGCCGATCGGCAGCAGCGGCATGTCGGCGCTGTTCTACGTCGATCAGCGGACGGTGTCCGATTACAATACCGGTTCCGACCTGTTCGTCGAGAAGACGCAGGATGGGTTTACCCTGCTCAACGCCCGCGTCGGCTTGCGCGGCAATCAGGATCGCTGGGCGATCGAGGTCTGGGCACAGAACCTGCTCGACACCGACTACCAGCAGGTGGCGTTCAACGCGCCGTTCCAGGGCGCAGGCAGCCAGCAGCAGGTGCAATCGTTCGGGGGCGTCGGCAACCAGCTATTCGCGTCGTTCCTCGCGGAGCCGCGGACCTATGGCCTGACGCTAAGGACGCGGTTCTGA
- a CDS encoding IS110 family transposase, whose amino-acid sequence MTRSANPATDAAATTPTGFVGCDVGKAGIAVFDSVTGRATTIANTPLALDAFAAALPPGRLLVCEATGGYEAALLAAASRAGHAIHRADARRVKAFIRSLGTLAKTDALDARALARYGQERHERLDRWHPRDEHRQELATLVNTRSDLVRARTACTNRLKAPGAGPVAAELRALVAAHDQAIAALEARIEALLAGCASLARTASVLRTIPGIGATTAAALIALLPELGTLGRRQIASLAGLAPHPRQSGTVDGYRRTRGGRPEVRRVTFMAALSAVRFAPDIKAFYQRLRDSGKKPIVALTAAMRKLITIANAKIRDDAAQLS is encoded by the coding sequence ATGACCCGCTCCGCCAACCCCGCCACTGACGCCGCCGCCACCACGCCGACCGGGTTCGTCGGCTGCGACGTCGGCAAGGCCGGCATCGCCGTCTTCGACAGCGTCACCGGCCGCGCCACCACCATCGCCAACACGCCGCTTGCGCTCGACGCCTTTGCCGCCGCGCTGCCGCCCGGGCGCCTGCTGGTCTGCGAGGCGACCGGCGGCTACGAGGCCGCGCTGCTCGCGGCGGCGTCACGCGCCGGCCATGCCATCCACCGTGCCGATGCCCGCCGCGTCAAGGCGTTCATCCGCTCGCTGGGAACGCTGGCCAAGACCGATGCGCTCGATGCCCGTGCGCTCGCGCGCTACGGGCAGGAGCGCCACGAGCGCCTCGACCGCTGGCACCCGCGCGATGAACACCGCCAGGAGCTCGCGACGCTGGTCAACACCCGCAGCGATCTCGTCCGTGCCCGCACCGCGTGCACCAACCGCCTCAAGGCCCCCGGCGCCGGCCCGGTCGCCGCCGAGCTGCGCGCGCTGGTCGCCGCGCACGACCAGGCCATCGCCGCGCTCGAGGCCCGGATCGAGGCGCTGCTCGCCGGCTGCGCATCACTCGCCCGCACCGCCAGCGTCCTGCGCACCATCCCCGGCATCGGCGCGACCACCGCCGCGGCGCTCATCGCCCTCCTGCCCGAACTCGGCACGCTCGGACGGCGCCAGATCGCCAGCCTCGCCGGCCTTGCACCCCATCCCCGCCAAAGCGGCACCGTCGATGGCTATCGCCGCACCCGCGGCGGCCGCCCGGAGGTCAGGCGCGTCACCTTCATGGCTGCCCTCTCCGCCGTCCGCTTCGCGCCCGACATCAAGGCCTTCTACCAGCGCCTCCGTGACAGCGGCAAAAAACCCATCGTCGCCCTAACCGCCGCCATGCGAAAACTCATCACCATCGCCAACGCTAAAATCCGCGATGATGCCGCGCAACTGAGTTGA
- a CDS encoding DMT family transporter, producing the protein MSGDRVLKGIALRLLAIFFLSTMSALVKLAETRGASLPETMFWRQACALPVVLAFVATTRGLGSLRTARIKGHLARSLVGVVGMVFTFGAVLLLPLAEATTFQFTVPIFATILGALVLGERTGVQRWSAVLVGFAGVLIVAQPGSGAHVPLFGAIVGLLAALFVALVAILLRQLRDEPSGTTVFWFSVLTLPLIAVPYAFHLKAHDPLTWLNLAAIGMVGGCGQLALTGAAKLAPVTTVVPMDYSGLIWATLYGWLLFGVLPSAMTWVGAPVIIASGLFIVWREQRLGKQQTVTAAPED; encoded by the coding sequence ATGTCGGGTGATCGCGTCCTGAAGGGCATCGCCCTGCGCCTGCTGGCGATTTTCTTTCTGTCCACCATGTCGGCGCTGGTGAAGCTGGCCGAGACGCGCGGCGCGTCGCTGCCCGAAACGATGTTTTGGCGACAGGCGTGCGCGTTGCCGGTGGTGCTGGCGTTCGTCGCGACGACGCGCGGGTTGGGGTCGCTGCGGACGGCGCGGATCAAGGGGCATCTGGCGCGCTCGCTGGTGGGCGTGGTCGGCATGGTGTTCACGTTCGGTGCGGTACTGCTACTGCCGCTCGCCGAGGCGACGACCTTCCAGTTCACGGTGCCGATCTTCGCGACGATCCTCGGCGCGCTGGTGCTGGGCGAACGCACCGGCGTGCAGCGCTGGAGCGCGGTGCTGGTCGGGTTCGCGGGGGTGCTGATCGTCGCGCAGCCGGGGAGTGGCGCGCATGTGCCGCTGTTCGGGGCGATCGTCGGGTTGCTGGCGGCGCTGTTCGTCGCTTTGGTCGCGATCCTGCTGCGGCAGTTGCGCGACGAGCCGTCGGGCACGACGGTATTCTGGTTCTCGGTGCTGACGCTGCCGCTGATCGCGGTACCCTACGCCTTCCACCTCAAGGCGCACGATCCGCTGACGTGGCTGAACCTCGCCGCGATCGGAATGGTCGGGGGCTGCGGGCAATTGGCGCTGACCGGGGCGGCCAAGCTGGCGCCGGTGACGACGGTGGTGCCGATGGACTATTCGGGACTGATCTGGGCGACGCTGTACGGCTGGCTGCTGTTCGGGGTGCTGCCGAGCGCGATGACGTGGGTGGGCGCGCCGGTGATCATCGCGAGCGGGCTGTTCATCGTGTGGCGCGAGCAGCGGCTGGGGAAGCAACAGACGGTGACCGCCGCGCCGGAGGATTGA
- the infC gene encoding translation initiation factor IF-3, with product MTRRPMQAPPMNGPRFNEWIQSPKVRVIDHEGENLGVMYTREAMEQAREVGLDLVEVSPNADPPVAKFLDVGKFKYEAQKKANLARKSQKTQEIKEIKMRPNIDDHDYDTKMKKVVEFIEEGDKVKVTMRFRGRELSHGQLGMNVLQRVAEQVQEVAKVEAYPRMEGRQMLMVLAPK from the coding sequence ATGACGCGCCGTCCGATGCAGGCGCCTCCGATGAACGGCCCGCGGTTCAATGAGTGGATCCAGAGCCCGAAGGTCCGCGTGATCGACCACGAGGGAGAGAACCTTGGCGTGATGTACACGCGCGAGGCGATGGAGCAGGCGCGCGAGGTCGGGCTCGACCTGGTCGAAGTGTCGCCCAACGCCGATCCGCCCGTCGCCAAGTTCCTCGACGTCGGCAAGTTCAAGTACGAGGCGCAGAAGAAGGCGAATCTCGCCCGCAAGTCGCAGAAGACGCAGGAGATCAAGGAGATCAAGATGCGTCCGAACATCGACGACCACGATTACGACACCAAGATGAAGAAGGTGGTCGAGTTCATCGAGGAAGGCGACAAGGTGAAGGTCACCATGCGCTTCCGCGGTCGCGAGCTGAGCCACGGCCAGCTCGGCATGAACGTGCTGCAGCGAGTCGCCGAGCAGGTGCAGGAAGTCGCGAAGGTGGAAGCCTATCCGCGCATGGAAGGCCGTCAGATGCTGATGGTGCTCGCGCCGAAGTAA
- a CDS encoding TIGR02281 family clan AA aspartic protease → MPVEISANPHFYLLLGALFVAALVARRIPILRTLVSLALWVGAGLLLYATIAERGRFDPWLGRAAAALDMDEQKVAGEETRIRMSRDGHFYVRATIGGVERRLLVDSGATITALSPATAAAAGVEVKPAVFPVLLKTANGTIRADTGEVPELRFGNVVARDLAVVVSPAFGDVDVLGMNFLSRLKSWRVEGRTLILTPHHPQEAKTEV, encoded by the coding sequence ATGCCTGTCGAGATTTCGGCCAATCCCCACTTCTATCTGCTGCTCGGCGCGCTGTTCGTCGCCGCGCTGGTGGCGCGACGCATCCCGATCCTGCGCACGCTCGTCAGCCTAGCGCTGTGGGTCGGTGCCGGGCTGCTGTTGTACGCGACGATCGCCGAGCGTGGTCGGTTCGACCCGTGGCTCGGCCGTGCGGCGGCGGCGCTCGACATGGATGAACAGAAGGTCGCGGGCGAAGAAACCCGCATTCGCATGAGCCGCGACGGCCATTTCTACGTCCGCGCGACGATCGGTGGGGTTGAGCGCCGCCTGCTGGTCGACAGCGGTGCGACGATCACAGCGCTGTCGCCCGCCACCGCCGCTGCCGCCGGGGTCGAGGTGAAGCCCGCGGTCTTCCCGGTGCTGCTCAAGACCGCGAACGGCACGATCCGCGCCGACACCGGCGAGGTGCCCGAACTGCGCTTCGGCAACGTCGTCGCGCGCGATCTGGCGGTGGTTGTGTCGCCCGCGTTCGGCGATGTCGACGTGCTGGGGATGAACTTCCTGTCACGGCTGAAGAGCTGGCGGGTGGAGGGCCGCACGCTGATCCTGACGCCGCACCATCCGCAGGAGGCGAAGACCGAGGTCTGA